The genomic segment GGGTCTCTCTGCATTAATATCCATTTTGACGCGAGTCACGTGGCTGCTGCCAATGAATGGGCACAGAAGTGATGTCACCCATGACCCATGTGTGATGTCACTGAGTCACTTGACATATGGGTGACATATCACCTCTACAGCCAGTTACTGACAGAAACAGCCACATGACCTGTGTTGAAGTGGATGCTGACACAGGGAAACCCAATATCTGCAGGGGAAAGGGGAGCAAAGGATCCAGtagtggggatcaggtaagtatgattccctcTGCAGGTCCAGCCACAGTGGGGGGGTCTGCCAGAAAGGCCTCCAGGTctgaacaacccatttaaagacTGTTTGAATGACGATCAAATATGTCTACACAAGTTATAAAACAATTCCACGGAGCGTCGTtactcccccccccatgtcattCTCTCCCGCAGTGTGGGTGGAGGTGTGAATACAGTGATAAGAAGCAAGGTTCATGGGGACAGTTCATCTTCACGGTTCTGGAGGTAAACAaggctcttcttctcttccttatATCCACAATGTTTCTTCCATGGATACTACCTATGTCTAGGAGATCCAGGATAGTTCCAACCAAAACATAAACTTGCTTATTGACTGACAAATAACCTGATAGGTTAAAATATGTGAAAATGGTTTCACATATGAATTATCTGATGTCTATCAACATCTGATTTTCGTTTCAAATATTTCCCAAATTCTCAATGTttattcagcttctctcctgtgtgacttctctgatgattCCTAAGTTGTGCTTTAGAGATAAAACATTTGTCACAttgtgaacatgaaaatggtttctctcctgtgtgaattctctcatgtgtaataAGACTTAATTtaactgtaaaacatttcccacaatttgagcatgaatacggcttcactcctctgtgacttctctcatgtgtcacaagatttgatttatatgtaaaacatttcccacattctgaacatgaatatggtttctctcctgtgtgtctTCTTTTATGTATAACCACAAAtgctttctgtgtaaaacatttcccgcattctgaacatgaatatggcttctctcctgtgtgaattctctcatgtataacaagatcagatttttttgcaaaacatttcccacattctgaacatgaatatggcttctctcctgtgtgacatctctcatgtgtaacaagatttgatttaactgtaaaacatttcccacattctaaacatgaatatggcctctctcctgtgtgacttctctgatgtgtaacaagatatgatttatatgtaaaacatttgccacattctgaacatgtataTGGTTTCTCTCCCGTGTGAcgtctctgatgtttaacaagactgAATCTTTCTGTaaagcacttcccacattctgaacatgaatatggcttctctcctgtgtgacttctctcatgtctaacacgacttgatttatctgtaaagcccttgccacattctgaacaggagtaGGGCTTCTCTACTGTGCGAGTTGTGTGTGTAGAAATTCCTGAGGTGTATGCAAACTCTTTGCTACCTCTTTCACCCCCTTTCTGACCAGTACTAGTGGTAACATTCTGTGACTGGTTAGGAGAAAGTTCCTCATGATTAGGAGGATTATATGATAGATCTGTACTatgaagtcctggatgtacattatGGGTAATTAGCTTTTCTCCTGAAGAGTGCTGCAGGGTATCTTCATCTTCTGGTTTTTCATCAGAATTCTTGCTGGGATTTTCTGTTAAGATTAAAGAAAGAATAGAAACTTATAACATACCTATTGGCCAGGAACTGGATCCACCAGGAAGGCCATCAGGTATAAGCCATCTGCTTTAAATCAACACGAAACACTGCATGCGTGATTCTAGCCTGATAAAGCTTTCTATAACTTACTAACGAAGTAATAAGTTAGAATTCTAGTTTACACCCAGTCATAATTTTTATTACATATATTAAAGAAACGcttaaaaatactgaaaaatgtgAAAAGCCCGACCACGTCTGACAACCAGTCCTATAATTTGCCAACACAATACAACAAtttcccttaaaatatccgtcACCACTTTCCTCACCACAAACTGCATTCATTATTAAATAGATCTTAGACCTGATGATGTCGGTGTACTCACTAGAAGAATTCGTGTCCTGCCCACTTAGAGGAACTTCTGCTGAAATCTCACACAGTATAGGCTGTGGTTTACCTGGCTCTGTAGTGAACGATCCCTCATTTTTTCAGCAGCAGTTTCAGTGTGGAATTACAGCTTATAAATCCATCTGCTGCATTATTTTACTGCTGCTTGTACTGAGCAGGCGTGAGATAtcagcagcaggggaggaggcgcACTGACAGGAGCTTGTCCATCTATAGGAGCACAGCTTGGAAATGGAAGACTCACCAACACACTCAATTTCTAGCTGGATTTGTAAAATGCTCATTGTACTATTAACCTTTGGACATGGAATTTTAAAGTAAGTACACCGGCTTCATCAGGTCTAAGAGATCTATTCAATACTACACGCAGTTTGTATTGCAAAATCTACCGAGAGACCAAATGTAACATTGTTATGGATAATCGGATCAGGGCAGCAGTCCACTTTTAAGAAGATAATGTGCCATGAGGTAAAGCAGATGTCTTAGGCTGAATTCATAGACATGACAATACGGTCTGTATGGACCTAATGAAGTGTCCTGTGAGTGCAGGGAATCATCACTGAGACGTCTGTGTCTGTACAATAATCACATATGACAGGAGCTTCCTGATAATCATGGATTTGAAGATTGGAGTCTACCGACAGGAAGCCAAAAGGTAGAGTCTGATAGGCAAAGTGTCAGTACAAGACACTGCAATAGATGACTATTACAGTGCATTGTACCAACAATAGCACTGTTGTAAATTCAAGTTCCCTTGTTGGGcatacaaaacatttttaaataattttttaagtgttttacacaggatctttggagctcagacaGACCATTGACTATTGGGTTTTTAGTCACCTCTTTAACCAAAACCCCAGAGGAGCGCCGACACACCTGCTCTAGAGAaaacacagcgccagccgcacccAGAGCACAAGAGGAGaagtgagtttttttatttttatctggtCTGCCTTCTAAAATTAGGGGAAGGTGGGTGGGAGTAATAAGATCAGAATGAAGTGGGGTTAAATCTGGGGTCTGCATAAATTTGGAGTCTGAATGAATTTGACAGCTTATTTTGAGGTCTCGGGGCCTGTGTTAATCTATAATTCTGTCTGGAGTTCTGTTTAAATTTTGTGGTCTGGGGGTCGGAATTAATTTTGGAGTCTCTGCTGGGGcgagaattaaaggggtattgccgtcaatgtcagaaaggtgcgggtctcacctctgTAACctacacctatctccagaacggatcCCCAAAGTAACAGAAAAGAGGATGAGCATGTGTGGCCCCCCTCTGCTCTCCGCACTGGGAgttctaaaaatatctgaacactAACTACCATAGCAGTGTATAGACATCTCGTTACTCATGTAATGTGAGAAGAAATAAGGTACCTCTTTCATtatatgtcactgcacacacgtgtatacactgcacatgacggctcttaccttgtgatataagaggctggtgctcctccattacatgtcactgcacacacgtgtatacactgcacatgacggctcttaccttgtgatataagaggctggtgctcctccattacatgtcactgcacacacgtatatacactgcacatgaaggctcttaccttgtgatataagaggctggtgctcctcaattacatgtcactgcacacacgtgtatacactgcacatgacggctcttaccctgtgatataagaggctggtggtcctccattacatgtcactgcacacacatgtatacactgcacatgacggctcttaccctgtgatataagaggctggtgctcctccattacatgtcactacgcacacgtgtatacactgcacatgacggctcttaccttgtgatataagaggctggtgttcctccattacatatcactgcacacacgtgtatacactgcacatgacggctcttaccttgtgatataagaggctggtgctcctccattacatgtcactgcacacacgtgtatacactgcacatgacggctcttaccttgtgatatcagaggctggtgctcctccattacatgtcactgcacacacgtgtatacactgcacatgacgggtcttaccttgtgatataagaggctggagctcctccattacatgtcactgcacacacgtgtatacactgcacatgacggatcTTAccgtgtgatataagaggctggtgctcctccatcatggcctccttgtacaggtccttgtgtccttctatatactcccactcctccatggagaaatagacagtgacgtcctgacaccttataggaacctgacaacacaatgacaccgtcatcacccagacccctccagtgctgttactggagaatttcccagcattcccagcagtgtcacctctccagtcagcagctccatcatcttgtgggtgagttctaggatcttctgctcatgtatcagggggtgagggggaggctctgtgatggggggaggggtcctgctccgccctcctgactcctggagatggatgatgggagtcacacagtcccccgatatcttcttcactattgtgtactcctgtggatggagagagacacttagggaataaaccatgtgctctcctccgtcctctcctcctggtacaacgtgcctacttaccttctcatggctcctacaacatgactattggtctctggtcacatgacacatcactcaccatattgggggctgatcttcaggttctccgtcacttggaaggtctggaggccgttctccaggaccctggactcttcctatcacttcctatgatggattctccttcccgatgtctgacttgttacagaatacaataaagaggagagaaatctagaaaagtttacctctccgctcagcagggagatgatctccaaggtgaggtctaatattcttctgctgatctccttcctgtccatccttggtggtcattcaggagaagaggagagaactggaggcttctagtactgcaggcgcctttatgagaagaggaaatcatccaggggacaaggccagatgtcacctccagaaccgcacttcctgagcctggaggggccccgcttctcagagcccccaccacatggattccagggaccccaacatggagatctctggtggctccacaggagataaatgtctgatagatgcaggtcccacctctgggctgtgctcagctgtgtccagaactcctagagaag from the Bufo bufo chromosome 2, aBufBuf1.1, whole genome shotgun sequence genome contains:
- the LOC120989592 gene encoding zinc finger protein 436-like, which encodes MMEEHQPLISHENPSKNSDEKPEDEDTLQHSSGEKLITHNVHPGLHSTDLSYNPPNHEELSPNQSQNVTTSTGQKGGERGSKEFAYTSGISTHTTRTVEKPYSCSECGKGFTDKSSRVRHERSHTGEKPYSCSECGKCFTERFSLVKHQRRHTGEKPYTCSECGKCFTYKSYLVTHQRSHTGERPYSCLECGKSQLRNHQRSHTGEKLNKH